A part of Acidimicrobiales bacterium genomic DNA contains:
- a CDS encoding AarF/ABC1/UbiB kinase family protein: MLAAVLTFLLTLPVIAVIALVASRLLGVRRSWVAVVVSGVLGYLIGHGVALAAADGDATAPGYVRNVLVVALLATMTVAVAIDLMARPGSLARGDRAGLFVLPRPVADVRAKLQPLGRSREVLAVARANGFGPQLGIRRRSGEAEAEVTPVRVRLTLEQCGGMFVKLGQVLSTRTDLLPPEYCVELAKLQSGVAPAPEADMRALLERELGRPTEEVFAEFDWTPIAAASIAHAYRARLADGELDVIVKVQRPGVDVLVQRDAAVVLRLARLAQERTPWGRDLQVLDQAEEFVDGLRQELDFRIEGRNAAGIAPVAALDRVRVPATVTELTTRRVLVQERLVGRSVAEQSRFEELGVDRGALADRLIASMLRQMLDHGHYHADPHPGNVFLLDDGGLGLLDWGATGRLDPLQQSAILQIMLGAGIGDTGVLRQGVESIAVLPPDLSPDDLERALHQFLVSNVAPGAGVSASALNDLLKILTRFQIRVPREMTSLVRALVTVEGTLTVIEPGYSLADAAQRLAKERLQLPEQPDPTAQPEELVQRELVQMLPVLRQLPNRIDRISSLAERGELRTKVSLLGTEDDRRAATLLVNRLVLGLLSSGVAVASALLLAADGGVTFAGDTQVTELLGYVGLVGSGVLGLRLVAAIVRDGLN, encoded by the coding sequence GTGCTCGCGGCCGTGCTCACCTTCCTCCTGACCCTCCCGGTGATCGCGGTGATCGCCCTGGTGGCCAGCCGGCTGCTCGGCGTGCGCCGCTCCTGGGTGGCGGTCGTCGTGTCGGGGGTGCTCGGGTACCTCATCGGCCATGGCGTGGCCCTGGCTGCCGCCGACGGCGACGCCACCGCCCCCGGCTACGTCCGCAACGTGCTGGTGGTGGCCTTGCTCGCCACCATGACCGTCGCCGTCGCCATCGACCTCATGGCCCGTCCCGGGAGCCTGGCCAGGGGTGACCGCGCCGGGCTCTTCGTGCTGCCGCGCCCCGTCGCCGACGTGCGGGCGAAGCTCCAGCCGTTGGGGCGCTCGCGCGAGGTGCTGGCCGTCGCCCGGGCCAACGGCTTCGGCCCGCAGCTCGGCATCCGCAGGCGCTCCGGCGAGGCCGAGGCCGAGGTCACGCCGGTGCGGGTCCGGCTCACCCTCGAGCAGTGCGGCGGCATGTTCGTGAAGCTGGGCCAGGTGCTGTCCACCCGCACCGACCTGCTGCCGCCCGAGTACTGCGTCGAGCTGGCCAAGCTGCAGAGCGGCGTGGCGCCCGCGCCGGAGGCCGACATGCGGGCGCTCCTGGAGCGCGAGCTCGGCCGGCCCACCGAGGAGGTGTTCGCCGAGTTCGACTGGACGCCGATCGCGGCGGCCTCGATCGCCCACGCCTACCGGGCCCGGCTGGCCGACGGCGAGCTGGACGTGATCGTGAAGGTGCAGCGGCCGGGCGTGGACGTCCTCGTCCAGCGGGACGCCGCCGTCGTGCTGCGCCTGGCCCGGCTGGCCCAGGAGCGCACCCCCTGGGGCCGCGACCTGCAGGTGCTCGACCAGGCCGAGGAGTTCGTCGACGGCCTCCGCCAGGAGCTCGACTTCCGCATCGAGGGTCGCAACGCCGCCGGCATCGCCCCGGTGGCCGCCCTCGACCGCGTGCGGGTGCCGGCCACGGTGACCGAGCTCACCACCCGGCGCGTGCTCGTGCAGGAGCGGTTGGTGGGACGCAGCGTCGCCGAGCAGTCCCGCTTCGAGGAGCTGGGCGTGGACCGCGGCGCCCTCGCCGACCGGCTGATCGCGTCGATGCTCCGCCAGATGCTCGACCACGGGCACTACCACGCCGACCCGCACCCCGGGAACGTGTTCCTCCTCGACGACGGCGGCCTCGGGCTCCTCGACTGGGGCGCGACCGGCCGGCTCGACCCCCTGCAGCAGTCGGCGATCCTGCAGATCATGCTGGGCGCAGGGATCGGGGACACGGGGGTGCTGCGCCAGGGCGTCGAGTCCATCGCCGTCCTGCCCCCCGACCTCAGTCCCGACGACCTGGAGCGGGCCCTGCACCAGTTCCTGGTCAGCAACGTCGCGCCCGGTGCCGGGGTGAGCGCGTCGGCCCTGAACGACCTGCTGAAGATCCTCACCCGGTTCCAGATCCGGGTCCCCCGCGAGATGACCTCGCTGGTGCGGGCCCTCGTCACCGTGGAGGGGACGCTCACCGTCATCGAGCCCGGCTACTCGCTGGCCGACGCCGCCCAGCGGCTCGCGAAGGAGCGCCTGCAGCTCCCCGAGCAGCCCGACCCGACCGCCCAACCCGAGGAGCTCGTGCAGCGGGAGCTGGTGCAGATGCTCCCGGTGCTGCGCCAGCTCCCGAACCGGATCGACCGGATCAGCAGCCTGGCCGAGCGTGGCGAGCTGCGCACCAAGGTCAGCCTGCTCGGCACCGAAGACGACCGGCGGGCGGCCACACTGCTGGTGAACCGCCTGGTGCTCGGCCTGCTCTCCTCGGGGGTCGCCGTCGCGTCGGCGCTGCTGCTGGCCGCCGACGGCGGCGTCACGTTCGCCGGGGACACGCAGGTCACCGAGCTGCTCGGCTACGTGGGCCTGGTCGGCTCGGGGGTGCTGGGCCTGCGGCTGGTGGCGGCCATCGTGCGCGACGGGTTGAACTGA
- a CDS encoding dynamin family protein produces the protein MATEGAAGAPEAGAPAPSPPPERAVLALGLKAATAYGRPDLAERLAGLAARVEQPEVRVLVVGEFKQGKSSLVNALVGSDLCPVDDDIATSAPLLLRWAATPVAAVRLRAGPADATDGAEDAGDDGAAALDPAEVADWVTERANPGNRRHVALVELGVPAPLLSEGLVVVDTPGVGGLGSTHGAVTAAALPLADAVVFVGDAAQELTGAEAAFLQTCVRLCPTIAYALTKTDLHPAWRRIAEIDAGHLATLGLGGLPLLPVSATLARLAEPRHDQRLAVESGLPVLRDWLTAEVLGGAATRRRRSVAAEVAAVADQLAARFEAERATLADPEHAARVLAELQDARQRAEQLRGAAGRWQQGLADGFGDLTADVEHDLRSRLRDVGREADEALERCDPALAWAEFEPWLRQRTAAAVTASYALLHERATALAIRLGEAFDVDEQQVSDRLRVGPPDDALALAPRDGALEARRAGVGAMALTALRGGYSGSSMFGMLGGMAGLALAPPVAVLAVVAFGAKTVRDERTRQLAQRRTQARTAARRYLDEVTFSVSKDLRDVLRRVQRTLRDLLASRAEELARSAQEAAAAAQGAAQAAAGAGGPGREQRLADVEAELRRIGGLRRQALDLVEAAP, from the coding sequence ATGGCGACTGAAGGCGCGGCCGGCGCGCCCGAGGCCGGCGCGCCCGCGCCCTCTCCACCTCCCGAGCGGGCCGTGCTCGCCCTCGGCCTGAAGGCGGCCACGGCCTACGGCCGGCCGGATCTGGCCGAACGGCTGGCCGGCCTGGCCGCACGGGTCGAGCAGCCCGAGGTGCGGGTGCTCGTCGTCGGCGAGTTCAAGCAGGGCAAGAGCTCCCTGGTGAACGCGCTGGTGGGGAGCGATCTGTGCCCGGTCGACGACGACATCGCGACCTCGGCGCCCCTGCTGCTGCGGTGGGCGGCGACCCCCGTCGCGGCCGTGCGGCTCCGCGCCGGCCCGGCGGATGCCACCGACGGCGCGGAGGACGCCGGCGACGACGGGGCCGCGGCCCTCGACCCGGCCGAGGTGGCCGACTGGGTGACCGAGCGGGCCAACCCGGGCAACCGGCGCCATGTGGCCCTCGTCGAGCTGGGCGTGCCGGCGCCGCTGCTCTCCGAGGGGTTGGTCGTGGTCGACACGCCCGGGGTCGGCGGCCTGGGATCGACGCACGGTGCGGTCACCGCGGCGGCGCTCCCCCTGGCGGACGCGGTGGTGTTCGTGGGCGACGCCGCCCAGGAGCTCACCGGGGCCGAGGCCGCGTTCCTCCAGACCTGCGTGCGGCTCTGCCCCACCATCGCCTACGCGCTCACCAAGACCGATCTGCACCCGGCGTGGCGCCGCATCGCAGAGATCGACGCGGGGCACCTGGCCACCCTCGGCCTCGGCGGGCTACCCCTGCTGCCCGTGTCCGCGACCCTCGCCCGGCTGGCCGAGCCCCGGCACGACCAGCGGCTCGCCGTCGAGTCCGGCCTGCCGGTGCTCCGCGACTGGCTCACCGCCGAGGTGCTGGGCGGGGCCGCGACCCGCCGGCGGCGCAGCGTGGCCGCCGAGGTGGCCGCGGTGGCCGACCAGCTCGCCGCCCGCTTCGAGGCCGAGCGGGCCACCCTGGCCGACCCGGAGCACGCCGCCCGCGTGCTGGCCGAGCTGCAGGACGCCCGCCAGCGGGCCGAGCAGCTGCGGGGAGCGGCCGGCCGCTGGCAGCAGGGTCTCGCCGACGGCTTCGGCGACCTCACCGCCGACGTCGAGCACGACCTGCGGAGCCGACTCCGCGACGTCGGCCGCGAAGCCGACGAGGCCCTCGAGCGCTGCGACCCGGCCCTGGCGTGGGCCGAGTTCGAGCCCTGGCTGCGCCAGCGGACGGCCGCAGCCGTCACGGCCTCGTACGCACTCCTGCACGAGCGGGCCACCGCCCTGGCGATCCGCCTCGGCGAGGCCTTCGACGTCGACGAGCAGCAGGTGTCCGATCGGCTGCGGGTCGGGCCCCCCGACGACGCGCTCGCCCTGGCCCCACGCGATGGTGCCCTCGAGGCCCGCCGGGCCGGCGTGGGAGCGATGGCGCTCACCGCCCTGCGCGGCGGCTACAGCGGCTCGAGCATGTTCGGCATGCTCGGCGGCATGGCGGGCCTGGCGCTGGCGCCACCGGTCGCCGTGCTCGCGGTCGTGGCCTTCGGCGCCAAGACCGTGCGCGACGAGCGGACCCGCCAGCTGGCCCAGCGCCGGACCCAGGCCCGCACCGCGGCCCGCCGCTACCTCGACGAGGTGACCTTCAGCGTGTCGAAAGACCTCCGTGACGTGCTCCGCCGGGTGCAACGCACGCTCCGCGACCTGCTGGCCAGCAGGGCCGAGGAGCTGGCCCGCTCCGCGCAGGAGGCGGCGGCCGCTGCTCAGGGTGCTGCCCAGGCGGCCGCCGGGGCCGGCGGTCCCGGCCGCGAACAGCGGCTCGCCGACGTCGAGGCCGAGCTGCGGCGGATCGGCGGGTTGCGCCGGCAGGCCCTGGACCTGGTGGAGGCCGCGCCGTGA